atctaggtagCTAGTATCTCATAAACACCATGTTCCACCCCAGCTGCCCCACACGGTCGGTCCCACCACTATCTATGATGAGGTAAATTGGAAAGCTATAGTTGGCTAGTGCGAGGGAGGACTTTTTCCTCGGCTTTGTCGAACCATCTGTGCTTTATTATGCTTTGACTTGAAGTTGACATATTACTTGATATGTTCTAGACTTAATTACATTTATTTATTCTTGACTTTCATTTCGATATATGATTTGAGTTTGCTTGTTTAACTATCCAATTATGGtctaacttaagtttattattaacCTCCTTATTTCTTTACTATATGTCATATTGTTTTTTTCTTGTCTTGCCCTTGGGGCTATAGTACAGTGTAAGGGCATCACGTTGTCACCCAAGGACCAACGATTCAATCCCCAGTAAAGACACATTTGTATGAATTTTTTCATCAAATGGGCGCGTAACCATAGGATGTTGTGTTTTTGGCAGCCCATCGCGAGTACTTTTCGATTTACCCTAGCGACTGGTGGAAAACTTTCATTGGGCATGGCTGGTTCCTCCAAGTTCGATGTTACCTAATTCATTTTTTTatgtcatatttctttttatcgattttttatatataaaaaatggggAGAAAAAAAATGAGATAAAAGAATTATTCCCCCAAACTTAATATTCCTTATCTGATTAACGAGGGGCAAAATTTAAGGGaaatcatatttttaatttttttttatacatgaaaaaggaggagagaaataaaaaaagtgagataaaagaattaTTTTCCCAAATTAATATTCCTTATATGATTAAGGGGAGCAAAAATTAGGGAGAGACATATTTTCAATTATTATATTCATGTATGACTGCACTAACTCTATCTTCTTTCATGCATTGAATATTAatctaaatttcaaacttatttttgatTATTGATTACTAATTGGAACTTACTTTTTATATcatcaaaaagtgggagattgtttgtGTTGAGTGCACAATATTTAAAATTAGATTAGTTGATCTAACCAGTTGTGTCAAGTTTGTAGGTGTAGGTTACTTGACAGATATTAAAAGTCCTGGTTATGAACCAGGAAGTGACTAAGTAATAGTGAATATAAGCATCCAAAGTCCTAATTTGGATTAAGCATGAGTTAAGTCTTGGTTGGAGACCAAATAACAAATTCCTTGCTAGAtactaggtgaatcaagtccaagtgattaaggATTGGTAGTTAAATTTGTAACTTGGGGCTAGGTGAATCATGTCCAAGTGATTAAGGCTTGGTAGTAAAATTTCTAGCTAGGTGCTAAGTGAATTAAGTCCAAGTAGAGTCAATTGAGAGTTGAAGGCTTGGCAAACAAATATAGGTGGAAGCAGCTGGGAGCTGTGGCTTGGCAACTCAATCTAGATGAGTCAGCTGGAGGCTAAACATCTAGTTCCAACATAATTGTAACTTTACATTCTTCAACATACTCATTACGTGTAACCACTATAGTGAAGCATTTTCGTCAGTTCTAGTCAACCAGATGGAGTCCGGAGGTGACTGGCTGGTATTAACTCTCAACGGAAGGATTTAACAAGGTCAAGGCGATTGTACAAGTCCAGGCAACCGGAGTGTATAGGCGACCGGAGTAGTTTCCAGGCGACTGGGGGATGGTGTTATCCACAATTAGAATAAAATGATCACGATGAAGATTGGCCTTTACCTAGGTGACCGATGGGGTGTACAAGCAACCTGAGAGCTTTGTTAACGGTATATTACTGACAGAAGTTGTACCCATGTCAGTATTTGTATAGGCAATCGAAAAGGTTTCTAGTGATTGATGGAGTATATATAAGGAGTTTCAAAGCGGAGCTTCAACACAACTCATCTACCATCAATTCACTCTTGTTTTGATGCTCTaagttcttcttctccttttgtacTATGACACACTGTAACTTGTGCTTTATTTCTGATTAGCAATATCTAGAGTAACAATTTCATTTATTTTAGTGTTGCCTTATGTGTTATTattatgatttaatttttatattctttttttgaaaggtttctccacctaggagaaattaaaaataagaatcacatttttttaattattgtgtATGCTTACTTGTGATTTGATTGATAAACTTGCATGCTCAAATTGTTAGCTTAATTTACTGCATATTTACTATTTTGTCTTACTTGATTGAATCTGTcgaaagttaaatttatttttgtcatGCTAACTCTGATTGATTCAACTATTTATTTTTACTATCTGCTTATTTTTAATTTGTAACATTATTCACTTCCCTCTAGCattgattttgatcctatatgaTAGATATTTTATTGCTTGTTGAAAGTCGTGCACTTGCAGATTTCACCTATGACCAGCAAAGCCGACTCCCTTCAATACTTAAGTGAGGATAATCttggaaataaaatttaccttcTCTAAGGGGAAGGGCTTATGCTTGAAAAGAAAGTATCTTCCGCTAGGGAAGAGCTATAACAAGCAGTGAAAGCAAGTGCCTTCTGTTGAGGAAGGGATATTTGGTGGAGCAAggatgaaaaattaaaatagtgGTGGAGCCGATCAATTGCTGCGTTGAATGGAAAATACTCATAGAATTTGAATTCAGTAGAGAGCATGCATGGAAGAGAGAACCTTCTTCTTGGCGAACTTCCTTTATCTTATATTGGCATGAAGCTTCCTTCCACGTGGACTCCTCCATGCCTTGTCCATCATCTCATATGTGTGTTGCAGTCAACTCCCTATATGGAAAGAAGTATGGCTGTTATTTTCTCTTCTATTAGACAACCTCTTACTTACATGTCTAATAAATACTAGTGAGGGTACGAATCCTCCTGCTTGCCCAGTTCGCCGACACTGTTGCCATCACCTCCCTTGGTTAACCTTCACTATAGCCATGTTTAGTTCACTGCTCAGTATTTAATTAGCTCCTGGTTTAAGAATGACTAACAACGATAATGAAGTAAAGTAGTATGTGAAACCAGAGTCCGCGAGGGATATCTACAGGTGGGGATAATCTTGTAGCTTGAGGGACAACACCACCTAAGAGGTTATTAGCTAGAGAAGTGTTTATAAAATTGATAATCTACAGGCAGGGAGGCTCTGACAACCTGGGATAATTGAAGTTCAGGGGATATGTCCAAAGGCAAGGAGGCTCTCGTAGCCTAGGATAGTTGAGGTCTACGGGAGATCTCCTCAAGCATAAAAGTTCTTGCAGCCATAGTTGAGGTTCAGATGAGATCTCCATAGGCAGGGAGGTTCTTAATTACAACTTGAGATAGTAGGAGTCTAGGGAAGACTTCCACGGGCAAGAAGGTTCTCACAGCCTAGGATAGTAGGAGTAGTTAAGGGGAGACTTCCATAAACAGAGAAATTTTCAAAGCTTGGGATATCATTTGTTAGAGAGACATTAGCTGCAGGAATGATGAAGTAGCACGGTTAATTAACATTCAAAGATAAATAATGATTCTTTATTTTTCGCTTAGCTTCTTTTATTGATTTGGAATCCAAAAATAGTAAAGCTACAGAATTGCAACGTAGAGTAACAACAACGAATACATCATGCAGATGATTTATTggcaagtaattaattaattaattaagcgaGTGAGTGAGGGTTGGTTGAGAAAGTGAAAGTTGCTAATTGTTGTTGTCCGTCCATTGTTGAGCTTGGAGCCGGTCAACGAGGCGTTTGTCCACCTGAAAAGCCTTGGCGAGCACATCATCGGAAATGGGCGGCGTCGAGCCGAACACAGCCTTGGCAATGGTAATGACGCCCGGGTTTTGACTGCTGAGACCGGCGAGCGCAACGGCATTGTATTTGCCCGTGTTGAGTTGGAAGTGGATGAGGCCTTGGGGGAACACAAAGACGTCACCCTTCTTCAAATTCTTAGTGAAGAGGCGGTTGGTTTGGCCGATGTTGGACGTCACAAAGCCGACGTAGAGCTCTCCTTCTAGCACGACGAGGATCTCAGTGGCGCGAGGGTGGGTGTGGGGAGGGTTGAGCCCATTAGGCGCGAAGTCTATGCGAGCCAAGGAGATGCCGAGGGTGTTCAGCCCGGGGATCTTATTCAGGTTGACGGCGGTGACGTTGGAGCGGACATTGTTGACGGTGTTGCCGGGCTTGTCGAGGCCAGAAGTGTAGAAGTCGTCGGCTGTGACGTCGTTCATGTTCTTGCATACGGCGCCGTTGACGAACACTGCAAAAAGGTAAGGTCCGATTGGTAaacatatgcatgcatgcatgcgtACTGGAAAATGGAAATGAAAGCGCTTAGTTTGCTTGTTGGCGGGGGAGGAGGAGTAAAGCTATATGCACCTTTGGAGCTATCATCTGCGACGCAGAAGTCCTGAAGGGGACTAGGATCTGAAGCCAATACAGCAAGAGCGAAAGCCAAGGCGAGGAGTGCGACGAGGAGCAGTTTCATAGCCATGTCTTTGATTAATTGTATCACTGAGCTGAGCAATGGTATATTGGTATTGCTATGCATGCATTAATAggtttatatagaaaagaagtaGGCTTGAAAGTTGAAACATTCTTCGCCCTGCCCTGCTCTGCTCTGCTCTGCTTTCATTTGGTAGCGTGCGTGAGAAGAGAGATCATGAAATGGTAAACTAAAAGCGCATGACATGCTCAGTCTTCACCTGCTCCTTAATCATCAGAGTAATTAACTACTTGGTCTTATCTTATTACTTGAccaattaaaagtttaattttcgCCTGAGAATTTGACCATATCATATGGTGCTACCTACCAAATACAAGACATGCACAATTAATTAAAGCTAATTGACTTAGTGATCCTCTACGTCCTTTATATTAATTTACTTGGCCAACATAGAAGCAAATTAGAATGGGCAACACTATATAATTAATGCGTTTATCAtcgtattaattaattgattatattGGCTTGTACTTAACTAATCCACGTTCCCATTAATGCTCATATTTGAATTATACATTTATAATAAGTCAAAGTCAAAGTAAGGAAAGATTAGTTCAAACCTTCTAGTCTGGTAGTCTATATATATATCCCTTTCCTCTAACCTATTCGCATATCATTCATTGCAGCTAGCAACCAACCGTCGTTTCTACTCTTTTATACATTAATCTCCTAAACAAATTAATTAGCTAAGATGATGGCTAAAATTCTTATGGTTATTGCTGCTCTCCTTGCTTTGCAATTGGCTACCTCTCGTGTAGTATGGGCATCTGATCCTAGTCCACTTCAAGACTTTTGTGTCGCCGATAACAGCTCCAAAGGTTTATATACATAACTTCTTCTCCCTTAGCTTAGCTTAGCTTGGTTGATTTAATTTAGAGCGGCTTGTCTAATTACATGCATCTTATTTATTCATTGGTTCCTTGATTTACAGTGTTTGTCAATGGATTCGTTTGCAAGAGCATGGATGACGTGAAAGCCGAAGACTTCTTCACCTATGGCCTCGACAAGCCCGGCAACACCATAAACAAGCTAGGCTCCAACGTCCGTGTAGTCAATGTGAATACAATTCCTGGGCTCAACACGCTCGGCATCTCCATGGCTCGCATCGACTTCGCCCCTCGCGGACTCAACCCACCCCACACTCACCCTCGCGCCACTGAGATCCTCACCGTGCTAGAAGGAGAGCTCTATGTTGGCTTTGTGACATCCAACATCGGCCAAACCAACTGTCTTTTCACCAAGATTCTGAAGAAGGGCGATGTGTTTGTGTTCCCTCAAGGCCTTGTCCACTTCCAATTCAACCGTGGCCATACAAGAGCTATTGCAATCGCTACTCTAAGTAGCCAAAACCCCGATACCATAATCGTTGCAAATGCAGTTTTTGGCTCAAAACCCTCCATATCCGATGAAGTTCTCGCTAAGGCTTTCCAAGTGGATCGGAAGATTGTTGACCGACTCCAAGCTCAATTCTGGATGGATAACAACAATTAGATATATAGGAGAcgtttgtatatcatatatattATCAATATTATCGTTACTATGCATGGGTTTTTATAACCAGTATAATTGACTTACTTAATAAAGTAATTTGTCATGTAACCAtttaatttatttcaataataaagatcatgaggatgatgatgatgatgatgagatattttatttgaataatgATATAATATGAGATCCATTTTGTTTGAAACCTAGGTTTAATCATGCTAACAAAGACAAAAGCgtcaaatttataaattatgGTGTTTAATTGTAccttttaaattacaaattaagctGCAATTATATATATGATTGAAATAGATTTAATTAATCAATGTAAAAGTTTATGCATGGTATATCCGCCCAACCTTTTTTTCTCAACATACCTAGCTTTGTCGACATGCTCACTTCAACTAAGATTTTCATAACACATCTAGCTTGTTTGATTTTTTATATGTACTATCGATGTGATTTGTCCATCCCTCTAATTATATGCCTAACTCAATTGGCTTTCTTGAATCGTCATGGACATAATTAGTCGATCGAATTTGCCTTGACTAATCTTTTTGAGCCACCTAGCACGACGATGTGATAATTTCATTTAGCTTGTTTGGCATACTTAGCTTGATTGAcaccattgcctactacaagcttGATTGACATGCTTAATTAGCTTAGCTAACCCACTTGGTCCTCTCATAAAATGAAATCTGCCCGCCCACCAAATACAATTGACCAACCTACTTCCCCCAGCATAATAGACTTACCCAATCAATTATAATCCATTTGGGATATTTTGAATACAAGTTATTCATGACCTTAGATGCATTAAATATAAAGAAGAGATTGTCTGTGCATACTTTTGAGGTATGTGCAATGGGGAGAAGGGAAAAGTCTAAAGTTAGAAATTTTATTCTCCTATGGTGGAAATTGGAAAATTTCTAGCTAGCTCCATGGGTAGCTTAGGTGTAGGGAGAGATTGTTTTATGTCCCATTTCTTTTGTTGATTTCTTTAGCTTAAATAATGAATTGACAAAcataaagagagagagagagagagagagagagagaataccCGACTCCATGAAAGTTTCCCACCGATGGCCAGGGTAAATCGGAAAGTGCTTCAGTGGACGGCCTAGAAGCCTAGCATCTCTTCGTGGCGAGTcccatttttagaaaaaaaaaatcctgcaAATGCCCCGTAGCTGAGAATCAAACTGTGGATGTCTATGTGACAACTGGGCGCCCTTCCACTGCACCGTAGCTCCGGGGGCTATTTACGATGTACAAAGTATGATGTTAAGGAGGTGTTTGTGTTAAGATTATACAtgttcaagaagaagaagaaacaggctggtcagcaaagaaggtgaaaagatctctaggtactggacctaaagctggagtgaagaagccaaagggcaagtgcttcatctgcaagcagactggacattggaaggcggactgccctcgtaggagagcgaacaataaaggtgttgcttattctctagtagttgaaacatatttagcggtgttatctaccagcacctggtgtgtagatacatgagtcactgatcatgtctacaatacattacagaggttccaggaaacccgacgactatatgagggagagataaccgtcaacatgggcaatgctacaaaagtggcaactgttgcagtgggagatgtctacttatcattcgataggaatagaagtttgattttgagaaattgtctttatgtaccaacttttagaaagaatttaatttcagtttctaaactgtttgtggatggatattctgtttcttttgatgaaaaagtagttatcaagaagaatagggttattatctattaTGGTATAtttgttggcaatttgtatactctaaatccattAACTCCCATAAATCAATAAATataatggaaattaatagcacatcttctaattctaataagagaaaggaacattcggaaatgaaccaaacatatctttggcatctaatgcttggtcatattaacttgagtaggattcaaaggtttatagccgatggactcttgggttcattagtgttggaaaactttccaacttgtgaatcttgcttggaaggtaaaatgactaaaagacctttcaaggccaaggggtatagagccaaagatgtgttgaaactggttcattctgatttgtgttgtcctatgtctatccaggaaagaagtggtttcgaatattttatctcttttatagatgacttattcgagatatgggtacatttacttgatgcgccgcaagtctgaatgttttgataagttcaaagagtacaaggctgatgtagagaaacatcatggtaaaagtatcaagacactacggtctgatcgtggtggcgaatacctctttggagagtttaggaattacttatcagaagttgggattcaatcccaattatctacacctggtacaccccaacagaatggtgtggcagaacaaaggaatatgactcttatggaaatggacaaatggttagatcaatgatgagttattcaaaattaccaaattcattttggggatatgctctggaaacaacagtgcacattctgaatatggtaccttctaaatcagtaccctttactcccatggaattgtggaatggaagtaagcctagtttgagtcatattcggatatggggtagtccagcacatgtgctgaagggagatactgacaagttggaatcacgtacaaaagtttgtctatttgtaagatatcctaagggaacgaaaggtgctttattttataatcctaaaaatcagaagatcattgttagcaccaatgctcgatttttagaggaagattatgtaataaaccctaaacccatgagtgaaattgttct
This region of Zingiber officinale cultivar Zhangliang chromosome 9A, Zo_v1.1, whole genome shotgun sequence genomic DNA includes:
- the LOC122018728 gene encoding putative germin-like protein 2-1 produces the protein MHSNTNIPLLSSVIQLIKDMAMKLLLVALLALAFALAVLASDPSPLQDFCVADDSSKVFVNGAVCKNMNDVTADDFYTSGLDKPGNTVNNVRSNVTAVNLNKIPGLNTLGISLARIDFAPNGLNPPHTHPRATEILVVLEGELYVGFVTSNIGQTNRLFTKNLKKGDVFVFPQGLIHFQLNTGKYNAVALAGLSSQNPGVITIAKAVFGSTPPISDDVLAKAFQVDKRLVDRLQAQQWTDNNN
- the LOC122018729 gene encoding putative germin-like protein 2-1, which codes for MMAKILMVIAALLALQLATSRVVWASDPSPLQDFCVADNSSKVFVNGFVCKSMDDVKAEDFFTYGLDKPGNTINKLGSNVRVVNVNTIPGLNTLGISMARIDFAPRGLNPPHTHPRATEILTVLEGELYVGFVTSNIGQTNCLFTKILKKGDVFVFPQGLVHFQFNRGHTRAIAIATLSSQNPDTIIVANAVFGSKPSISDEVLAKAFQVDRKIVDRLQAQFWMDNNN